DNA sequence from the Pseudomonas fluorescens Q2-87 genome:
TTGGGAGAATGGGTGGTGGTGGGCAGCCTGCCGGACACCGTGCTGTTCCAGGCCGACACCTACGTGCAGTTGTTCGAACAGATCGTTGCCTCGTTCGGCCCCGGCGTCGAGTTCAATCTCAAGCCCAAGCAACTGGCGAAAACCGAGGCACTGACTGCGCTCAACCGCATCCAGATCCAGATGAGCAGCCTGAACAAGGAAAGCGGCGGCTACGTGCTGATGAACTTCAGCCAGTTGCTGGACGATGAGCTGCAAATGGTGCTGGTATATGGCGACGACCTGCCGCGGGTGCTCGAACTTTGCACCCAGGTCGGCATTGCCGCCGCGCCGTCGCTGGAAGCCCTCAAGGTCGCGGTCCACGTCTGACACAATAAAACGGAACCCTCGCTGGGGCCCGCTATCCTAAGTGTGCACATCACCACTTGGGAGCGACACCATGGGTTCCACTTTTAATGGCCTGATTGGCCTGATTATCCTGGCGCTCGATATCTGGGCGATCATCAATGTCCTCAAGAGTGGCGCCGAGACCGGGGCGAAAGTCCTGTGGGTGCTGCTGATCCTGCTGTTGCCGGTGCTGGGCCTGATCATCTGGGCGATTGCCGGGCCGCGTGGCAACGTGCGGATTTGACCGCTCCATTAAAAATGCCCGGCCGCCTTGAGCGACCGGGCATTTTTGTTGGGTGGGTATCAGGCCGTTGCCAGGGACTGCTTCTGCGAGGCACTCAAAAAGCGCAGCAAGGCCAGCAACGGGAAGGCGCTGCCGACGATCACCACCCACAACCAGCCGCCGTGCTCGTACAGCGCACTGGCGATCGACGAACCGAAGGCGCCGCCGACGAAGATGCTGGTCATGTACAGCGCGTTCAACCGGCTGCGGCTTTTAGCGTCGAGGGCATAGATGGTGCGCTGGCCGAGGACCATGTTCATCTGCACGCAGAAATCCAGGAGCACGCCGGTCACGGCCAGGCCAATGACGCTGTAGAGCGGATGAATGAACGCCGGCAAAAAGCTCAGGCTGGCAAACAGCATCGCCAGCAGCGAAGCGATGCGGGTGTGGCCCGCATCCGCCAGGCGCCCGGCGATGGGCGCCGCAATGGCGCCAATGGCACCGACCAGGGCGAACAGGGCGATTTCAGTCTGGGACAGGCCGTGGTTGCGTGACAGTTCCAGCGGCACGGCGGTCCAGAACAGGCTGAAGGTGGCGAACAGGCAGGCCTGGTAGAACGCCCGCTGGCGCAACAGCGGTTGCTGGCGCAGCAAGGTGCCGAGCGAGCCCAGCAATTGGCCATACGAGGCGCTATGGTCGGGTTGGCGCTTGGGCACGGTGAGTGCCAGGACGATGCTGATGACCGCCATCAGGGCGGCGGCGATCATGAACATCGCCCGCCAGCCGAAATGGTCTGCCACTACGCTGGAGAGCGGCCGCGCCAGCAGGATGCCCAGCAGCAGGCCGCCCATGATCCCACCCACGACCCGCCCCCGGGATTCCTCCGGCGCCAGGTGCGCCGCCAGGGGAATCAGGACCTGCACCGACACCGAGCTGAAGCCCACCAGCAGCGAGATCAGCAGGAACACATTCGGTTGCTCAGTGAACGCCGCTCCCAACAGGCTGGCAATCGCCACCACTGTGGTGAGGATCATCAGGCGACGGTTTTCCAGCAAGTCGCCCAACGGCACCAGGAAAAACAGCCCCAGGGCGTAGCCGATCTGGGTCAGCGAAACGATCAGGCTCGCCAGGGTGCTGCTCAGGCCAACGTCCGGTGCGATCAGATCGATGATGGGTTGGGCGTAATAGATGTTGGCGACGATGGCGCCGCAGCAGAAGGCAAATAGCAGGACCATGCCGCGGGTCAGGCTTGCGCCGACGGGCACGGTGGAGGAGTGAACACTCATGACAATCTCTTCAGCAGCTTGGGGGATGGCGCGAGGCTAAAGAATTGC
Encoded proteins:
- a CDS encoding PLDc N-terminal domain-containing protein, coding for MGSTFNGLIGLIILALDIWAIINVLKSGAETGAKVLWVLLILLLPVLGLIIWAIAGPRGNVRI
- a CDS encoding MFS transporter, producing the protein MSVHSSTVPVGASLTRGMVLLFAFCCGAIVANIYYAQPIIDLIAPDVGLSSTLASLIVSLTQIGYALGLFFLVPLGDLLENRRLMILTTVVAIASLLGAAFTEQPNVFLLISLLVGFSSVSVQVLIPLAAHLAPEESRGRVVGGIMGGLLLGILLARPLSSVVADHFGWRAMFMIAAALMAVISIVLALTVPKRQPDHSASYGQLLGSLGTLLRQQPLLRQRAFYQACLFATFSLFWTAVPLELSRNHGLSQTEIALFALVGAIGAIAAPIAGRLADAGHTRIASLLAMLFASLSFLPAFIHPLYSVIGLAVTGVLLDFCVQMNMVLGQRTIYALDAKSRSRLNALYMTSIFVGGAFGSSIASALYEHGGWLWVVIVGSAFPLLALLRFLSASQKQSLATA